Within the Hyalangium gracile genome, the region GATTTGTGCCGGGACTACAAGGGATTTCCCGAATTTTCCTCACAAATGAAGAGCCGCACAGCTCCCCCCTCCCCGCCAACTGCCTGAACTCACAGGCTTTCTCACATTTTCAGGAGGAAAATGTAGGCAATGAGCAACCACCATCCCCTGCTGTACGAGAACAAGGGCGGTGGTTGCATCTTTGCCCCCTCACAACCACCCCATAACTTTTCCGTCCTGGAGAATTCCCATGATCAACGGCGTCAAGTCCTCCGGTGGTTTCTCGGCTGCCTCCTTCCGTCCTGTCGGCAATGAGGCTCGGACGCCCGCGATCGGTCAGCAGGGCCAGGGTGGTCTCCAGGATATCCAGAGCGCGCTCCAGCAGATCAGCGAGAACCCCATCGTCAAGGCGCTGCTCGGTGAGAGCGGCTTCGACGGCGTGAAGGGCAAGGGCGGCCAGAAGGGCATCGGCAAGGCCGAGAAGTCCGAGAAGGCCGAGAAGAGCGGCAAGGCTCCCGAGTCGGCCGAGGAGGCCATCAAGCAGCTGGTGGACGGCCTGAAGAAGTTCGTCGAGACGCTCGAGAAGATGCTCGGCAAGAAGAACGAGACCCAGGCTGGCGCCGAGGGTGCCAAGGCTACGGGTGGCGCCGAGGGCGCCGGTGGCGCCGAGGGCGCGCAGCAGGCCGGTGGTGCCGAGGGTGCCGGTGGCGCCGAGGGCGCGCAGCAGGCCGGTGGCGCCGAGGGTGCGCAGCAGGCCGGTGGCGCCGAGGGTGCTCAGGAGGCCGGCGCCGCCGAGGGCGCTCAGGAGGCCAAGGATCCCCTCTCGCAGATCCTCGAGACCCTGAACAAGATCATCGAGCAGCTCCAGCAGCTCCTGACCTCGCTCGGCGGGCAGCAGCAGCAGCAGCCTGGCAACACGGGCATCGTTCCCCCGACCACCCGGGAGCAGGCGGACACCACGGCCGCCGTCTGAGCCTCGTCCCCACGCTGAAGCAACACGGCCCGCCAACCTCCAGGTTGGTGGGCCGTCGTGCTTCTGGAGCCTGCCGCGCGTTCAGCGGACCTCCATCTCCTGGAAAATGACTCCGTCCAGCTGCAGTCGCTGGACGGTCTCCACGAAGCGCTCAGTGGCGATGATGAGCAACGCCCACTCGGCGAGCCGAAACACGTCCAAGGCGCCGGGCAGCGACTCGATGGCGAGGATCGGGTGTTCCGGAAGCTTCAAGAAGTCGTTGCCGCAGGTCGGGCATGGAGGCTTGGGGGCCGCGGGTTTGCAGTCGGGGTGGAGTTGGCCATGGTGCTGGAGCTGTACCTCCAGCAGCTCGGGCGGGCGTTTGACGCGGAAGCGCACATTGATGGGACAGCCCTGGAGCCCACGAATGCCCGCTTCCTGCAGTCGCGCCAGCGCCTCGCGGCGAGCATGGAGCGCCCATGGGTATTGCATGAAGAGCTGACCGAAATGGCCCGAGCCCGAGCCTGCCAGCGGGCCGAAAGTCGCCCCCGGCTCAAGGACGGCATCTGGGGGTGCCAATGGGCGCACGAGCTCGCGCAGCCGAGCGAATTCTTCGCGCGGTACAGGCCAGGGGTCTGACAATTTCTTCAATTCCTGGGGCGGTAGACCTGACAGATCCACGCATGGGTGATCGAGGCCGATCAGGCCCCCCCCCGTGCGGCACGTCGGGCAGGGCTCTACACCGGGCAACCCCCATGGGTGGTCGGCATTCAGCTTCCCTGTGTAATGGGGCGAGGGGTCTTGCTGAAGGCCATAGAACTTCATGCGACCATGTCTCCTACCCAGGGTTCAGGGAGCGAGCAGTTGTGGGCC harbors:
- the sitI6 gene encoding SitI6 family double-CXXCG motif immunity protein, whose product is MKFYGLQQDPSPHYTGKLNADHPWGLPGVEPCPTCRTGGGLIGLDHPCVDLSGLPPQELKKLSDPWPVPREEFARLRELVRPLAPPDAVLEPGATFGPLAGSGSGHFGQLFMQYPWALHARREALARLQEAGIRGLQGCPINVRFRVKRPPELLEVQLQHHGQLHPDCKPAAPKPPCPTCGNDFLKLPEHPILAIESLPGALDVFRLAEWALLIIATERFVETVQRLQLDGVIFQEMEVR